In a single window of the Cupriavidus basilensis genome:
- a CDS encoding 4-hydroxythreonine-4-phosphate dehydrogenase PdxA, with the protein MTQRPRIAMVLGDPAGIGPELIAKLLADPDTAARADILLIADRDEWRHGMQVAGVDIALRETDSLVFAGNDSDNAARLFHWQLDGKPAYQRGVASAEGGRYSLGTLALALELADAGKADAILFGPLNKSALHAAGMGHNDELHWFAEKLGYHGAFCEFNVLDGLWTSRVTSHVALKDVPAMISRASVGDAIDLIDQALRGAGMARPRIAVCGLNPHNGDNGAFGREEIDIIAPAVADAQARGVAADGPFPADTIFLKVQGGPAQRQFDAIVTMYHDQGQIGIKLMGFSRGVTVQGGLPVPITTPAHGTAFDITQQGRADLGATLQAFRIACQMGSSRAARRAA; encoded by the coding sequence ATGACCCAACGACCCAGAATCGCCATGGTGCTCGGCGACCCCGCCGGCATCGGCCCCGAACTGATCGCCAAGCTGCTTGCGGACCCCGATACCGCGGCGCGCGCCGATATCCTGCTGATTGCCGATCGCGACGAATGGCGTCACGGCATGCAGGTGGCCGGTGTTGACATCGCGCTGCGCGAAACCGATTCGCTGGTGTTCGCCGGCAATGACAGCGACAACGCGGCGCGCCTGTTCCACTGGCAACTCGACGGCAAGCCCGCCTACCAGCGCGGCGTGGCCAGCGCCGAAGGCGGGCGCTACAGCCTCGGCACGCTGGCACTGGCGCTGGAACTGGCCGACGCCGGCAAGGCCGATGCCATCCTGTTCGGCCCGCTCAACAAGAGCGCGCTGCACGCCGCCGGCATGGGGCATAACGACGAGCTGCACTGGTTCGCCGAGAAGCTCGGCTACCACGGCGCGTTCTGCGAGTTCAATGTGCTCGATGGCCTGTGGACCTCCCGCGTGACGTCGCACGTGGCGCTCAAGGACGTGCCCGCCATGATCAGCCGCGCCAGCGTTGGCGACGCCATCGACCTGATCGACCAGGCCCTGCGCGGCGCCGGCATGGCCCGCCCGCGCATTGCCGTGTGTGGCCTGAACCCGCACAACGGCGACAACGGCGCCTTCGGACGCGAGGAGATCGACATCATCGCGCCGGCCGTGGCCGACGCACAGGCGCGCGGCGTGGCGGCCGATGGCCCGTTCCCCGCCGACACCATCTTCCTCAAGGTGCAGGGCGGCCCGGCGCAGCGGCAGTTCGACGCCATCGTCACGATGTATCACGACCAGGGCCAGATCGGCATCAAGCTGATGGGCTTCTCGCGCGGGGTCACCGTGCAGGGCGGCCTGCCGGTGCCGATCACCACGCCGGCCCACGGCACCGCCTTCGATATCACGCAGCAAGGCCGCGCCGACCTCGGCGCCACGCTGCAGGCTTTCCGCATTGCCTGCCAGATGGGCAGCAGCCGCGCAGCCCGCAGAGCCGCCTAA
- a CDS encoding L-rhamnonate dehydratase: protein MKITNIRTRVFEWKGKTVPPQAHFCTNATDILFERGDAMGSFRFHGWLVVEVETDTGHVGIGNCALAPRVAKEIIDQYLAPIVIGQDPFDNEYLWQKMYRRTHAWGRKGIGMAAISAVDIALWDLMGKAVGKPVFKLLGGRTKEKIWCYASKLYNNDDRDAFLAEAQSYLDQGFTAMKMRFGYGPKDGPAGMQKNIEQVRLLRELVGDSIDIMLECYMGWTLEYARRMIPRLAEFNPRWLEEPVIADDIEGYAELKKMSPFPISGGEHEFTSYGFKDLLERRAVDVIQYDTNRVGGITAAQKINAMAEAWSVPVIPHAGQMHNYHLTMASTASPMSEFFPVHDVEVGNELFYYIFKGEPAPDRGYLQLDDNLPGLGLTLNEEYFGEFEIIE from the coding sequence TTGAAAATCACCAACATCCGCACCCGCGTCTTTGAATGGAAGGGCAAGACCGTGCCCCCGCAGGCCCACTTCTGCACCAACGCCACCGACATCCTGTTCGAGCGCGGCGACGCCATGGGCTCCTTCCGCTTCCACGGCTGGCTGGTGGTGGAAGTCGAGACCGACACGGGCCACGTCGGCATTGGCAACTGCGCGCTGGCGCCGCGCGTGGCCAAGGAAATCATCGACCAGTACCTGGCCCCGATCGTGATCGGCCAGGACCCCTTCGACAATGAATACCTGTGGCAGAAAATGTATCGCCGCACCCACGCCTGGGGCCGCAAGGGCATCGGCATGGCAGCGATCTCGGCGGTGGACATCGCGCTGTGGGACCTGATGGGCAAGGCCGTGGGCAAGCCGGTGTTCAAGCTGCTGGGCGGGCGCACCAAGGAAAAGATCTGGTGCTACGCCTCCAAGCTCTACAACAACGATGACCGCGACGCCTTCCTGGCCGAGGCGCAGAGCTATCTTGACCAGGGCTTCACCGCGATGAAGATGCGCTTCGGCTACGGCCCGAAGGATGGCCCCGCCGGCATGCAGAAGAACATCGAGCAAGTGCGCCTGCTGCGCGAGCTGGTGGGCGACAGCATCGACATCATGCTGGAGTGCTATATGGGCTGGACGCTGGAGTACGCCCGCCGCATGATTCCGCGCCTGGCCGAGTTCAACCCGCGCTGGCTGGAAGAACCGGTGATCGCCGACGACATCGAAGGCTACGCCGAACTCAAGAAGATGAGCCCCTTCCCCATCTCCGGCGGCGAGCACGAGTTCACCTCCTACGGCTTCAAGGACCTGCTGGAGCGCCGCGCGGTGGACGTGATCCAGTACGACACCAACCGGGTTGGCGGCATCACCGCCGCGCAGAAGATCAACGCCATGGCCGAGGCCTGGTCCGTGCCGGTCATCCCGCACGCGGGCCAGATGCACAACTACCACCTCACCATGGCCTCGACCGCATCGCCGATGTCCGAGTTCTTCCCGGTGCACGACGTGGAAGTGGGCAATGAGCTGTTCTATTACATCTTCAAGGGCGAGCCGGCGCCGGACAGGGGGTATCTGCAACTGGACGATAACTTGCCGGGGTTGGGGCTGACGTTGAACGAGGAGTATTTCGGGGAGTTCGAGATTATTGAGTGA
- a CDS encoding porin yields the protein MALQHGLTEPDHGGQMNQYRLAMRVAKHTSFGAISTLLACAAHAQSSATLYGVVDAGIRYATNANTARDGKLELSEGALNGSRFGLRGREDLGAGTAVVYVLEGGFDLGTGTALQSSVAGYGQASSGGTGRLFGRQAFVGMQSRFGAITLGRQYGVAYQAMAGAQIFGNPNLDTLAIARVYTGSRQDNALKYEGKAGSWKLAAHHAFGEVPGNTRANASTGISLGYDDKKFQASASYQQARSANGAQARKTVGATAGYASGRLKATAGYLSNRYSATGTRNEVIIGGVSYQWSPAWLVGLGAFHDEQKDPGGRRSAVYLLAGYRFSKRTDVYIEADYNRITGGYALIKSQGTVGGKVGAMVGLRHVF from the coding sequence ATGGCCTTGCAACATGGCCTCACAGAACCTGACCACGGGGGACAAATGAACCAATACCGGCTCGCCATGCGCGTCGCAAAACACACGTCGTTCGGCGCGATCTCGACACTGCTGGCGTGCGCCGCGCATGCCCAATCCAGCGCGACGCTGTACGGCGTCGTCGACGCCGGCATCCGGTATGCGACCAACGCCAATACCGCCAGGGACGGCAAGCTCGAACTATCGGAGGGCGCGCTGAACGGGTCGCGCTTCGGACTGCGGGGTAGAGAGGATCTCGGCGCAGGGACTGCAGTGGTCTATGTGCTGGAAGGGGGCTTTGACCTCGGCACGGGAACTGCCCTGCAGTCATCCGTCGCGGGCTATGGTCAAGCGTCATCTGGTGGCACGGGCCGCTTGTTCGGCCGGCAGGCGTTTGTCGGCATGCAAAGCCGTTTTGGTGCGATCACCCTGGGCCGTCAGTACGGCGTGGCTTATCAGGCGATGGCCGGCGCGCAGATCTTCGGCAACCCTAACCTGGACACGCTGGCGATCGCTCGCGTCTATACCGGTAGCCGGCAAGACAATGCGCTCAAATACGAAGGAAAGGCCGGCAGCTGGAAGCTGGCCGCGCACCACGCCTTTGGTGAAGTGCCCGGCAACACGCGCGCCAATGCCAGTACCGGGATCAGCCTCGGCTACGATGACAAGAAATTCCAGGCGAGTGCGTCTTACCAGCAGGCCCGAAGTGCCAATGGCGCGCAGGCAAGAAAGACCGTGGGCGCGACGGCCGGATACGCGAGCGGCCGCCTGAAAGCGACTGCCGGATACCTCTCCAACCGCTACAGCGCCACTGGCACGCGAAACGAAGTCATCATCGGCGGCGTCAGCTATCAGTGGTCACCCGCGTGGCTGGTCGGCCTGGGCGCATTCCATGATGAGCAGAAGGACCCGGGCGGCCGGCGCTCGGCCGTCTATCTTCTCGCCGGCTACCGCTTCTCCAAGCGCACGGATGTCTATATCGAGGCCGACTACAACCGCATCACTGGCGGATACGCGCTGATCAAGTCGCAAGGAACGGTGGGTGGCAAGGTGGGTGCGATGGTCGGGCTTCGGCATGTCTTCTGA
- a CDS encoding Bug family tripartite tricarboxylate transporter substrate binding protein, with product MICTFRHACAIALALTVGVAHAFPDKNLTIVVPTSAGGGNDAMARVIAQRMSVSLGKPVVVENRAGANGAIASEYVARAKPDGHTILFGYIATHGINPALQKLRYDPVKDFAPIGMVANSPTLVVVNPMVKAGDMQQLIDLARTKDANLNYASAGSGTAPHAAAELFRLATQTQMVHVPYKGSAPALVDTIAGNTQIMFPSLFTAYPQIRNGKVRVLAVASSKRTPLLRDTPTLNELGIDVAVDQWYAMFSPAGTPPEIVARLNAELNAALRDQAVADKIAEQGAYVQTSTPQELGALVSAEVAKWKRVVQAAGMTTD from the coding sequence ATGATTTGTACCTTCAGGCATGCCTGTGCCATCGCGCTGGCCCTCACCGTCGGCGTGGCGCACGCGTTCCCCGACAAGAACTTGACGATTGTCGTTCCAACCTCGGCGGGTGGCGGCAACGATGCCATGGCGCGCGTGATCGCCCAGCGCATGAGCGTGTCGCTCGGCAAGCCGGTGGTGGTGGAAAACCGTGCCGGCGCCAACGGCGCGATCGCATCCGAGTATGTTGCGCGGGCCAAGCCGGACGGGCATACCATCCTGTTCGGATACATCGCGACGCATGGGATCAACCCGGCTCTTCAGAAGCTGCGATACGACCCCGTCAAGGATTTCGCGCCGATCGGCATGGTCGCCAATTCCCCCACCTTGGTTGTCGTCAACCCCATGGTGAAAGCCGGCGATATGCAGCAACTGATCGACCTGGCGCGCACCAAGGATGCCAACCTGAACTATGCCTCCGCGGGCAGCGGCACCGCGCCCCATGCCGCCGCGGAACTATTCAGGCTCGCCACGCAGACGCAGATGGTGCACGTGCCTTACAAGGGCTCGGCGCCTGCGCTGGTCGACACGATCGCCGGCAATACGCAGATCATGTTCCCGAGCTTGTTCACCGCCTACCCACAGATCCGCAACGGCAAGGTACGCGTTCTCGCCGTGGCCAGCAGCAAGCGCACGCCGCTGCTGAGGGACACGCCGACACTGAACGAACTGGGGATCGATGTTGCCGTCGATCAATGGTATGCCATGTTCTCCCCCGCTGGCACGCCCCCGGAAATCGTCGCCCGGCTGAATGCCGAGCTCAATGCGGCGCTGCGCGACCAGGCGGTCGCGGACAAGATCGCGGAGCAGGGCGCCTACGTGCAGACCAGCACGCCACAGGAACTCGGCGCGCTCGTGAGCGCCGAGGTCGCCAAATGGAAGCGGGTGGTCCAGGCGGCCGGCATGACGACGGACTGA